One part of the Candidatus Diapherotrites archaeon genome encodes these proteins:
- a CDS encoding ATPase, T2SS/T4P/T4SS family: protein MGKRDENKDLGWDLNPFHDSHFPLSQLPPLSAEEKQVCQSVLERFYAIPPPTTLDQLEDLLEEWCREHRIALDPQQREEMGHTLTLHAFHAGPLTEIFQHPQIEEIGIYGIGKDFPVRVYHTDHGWMETPLYFTSASVLITLLNRMVVETGRRLSTGTPLLNAPIPGYGRMHASIAPVCLEPVEATIRRMIHRPTDTRWLVDHGVISPDALVYLEMALQLDCNLLLAGNTGSGKTTTLNTLLHCLPMNERFIVIEETPELELQQPHTVRLVPDPEGNAGMPRLIRETLRMRPDRVVVGEIRHPEEAFAFIEAVLAGQGKGTYATFHGHSSHETIARLRGFGIPEQDLGWLNILVVQRRWGEHRGGKTIDRRAICEIGEVFFDSANKLVVHPVFTWSPTHRKLLPKQESVLVRERFGWNFPGKQWIFSSKKKKSMSTPKKGKPDAPKMDK from the coding sequence ATGGGAAAGAGGGATGAAAATAAGGATTTAGGCTGGGACCTCAATCCTTTCCATGACTCCCATTTTCCCCTGTCACAACTCCCTCCCTTGTCCGCGGAAGAGAAGCAGGTCTGCCAATCCGTGCTCGAACGGTTTTATGCCATTCCACCTCCCACCACGCTCGATCAATTGGAGGATCTCCTTGAGGAGTGGTGCCGGGAGCATCGCATTGCTCTGGATCCCCAACAGCGTGAGGAGATGGGGCATACCCTCACTTTGCATGCCTTTCATGCCGGCCCCCTCACGGAGATTTTTCAGCATCCCCAGATTGAAGAAATTGGGATATATGGGATAGGAAAAGACTTTCCCGTGCGCGTATACCATACGGACCACGGCTGGATGGAGACGCCGCTCTATTTCACATCCGCTTCCGTCCTCATTACCTTACTCAACCGGATGGTCGTTGAAACGGGTCGACGATTGAGCACGGGAACCCCGCTCCTCAACGCTCCCATCCCCGGGTATGGGCGAATGCACGCCTCCATCGCCCCTGTCTGCCTTGAACCCGTGGAAGCCACCATCCGGAGGATGATTCATAGGCCCACGGATACGAGATGGTTGGTCGACCATGGGGTGATTTCCCCTGACGCTTTGGTGTATCTGGAAATGGCCCTTCAGTTGGATTGCAACCTCCTCCTCGCGGGAAATACTGGGAGTGGGAAAACGACAACGCTCAACACATTGCTCCACTGCCTCCCCATGAATGAACGATTCATTGTTATCGAAGAGACACCTGAACTTGAACTCCAGCAACCCCATACGGTTCGCCTGGTTCCTGATCCGGAGGGGAATGCGGGGATGCCCCGTCTGATCCGTGAAACATTACGGATGCGCCCAGATCGAGTTGTCGTGGGGGAAATCCGTCATCCGGAAGAGGCCTTCGCCTTCATCGAAGCGGTGCTCGCGGGACAGGGAAAAGGAACCTATGCCACCTTTCATGGGCATTCCTCCCATGAAACTATTGCGCGGCTCCGCGGATTCGGGATACCCGAACAGGATTTGGGATGGCTCAACATTTTAGTGGTGCAACGGCGCTGGGGGGAACACCGCGGAGGGAAAACGATTGATCGCCGGGCGATATGCGAAATAGGCGAGGTTTTTTTTGATTCAGCCAATAAGCTAGTGGTGCATCCGGTATTCACCTGGAGTCCCACGCACCGAAAACTACTTCCTAAACAGGAGAGCGTGCTGGTCCGAGAACGATTCGGCTGGAATTTTCCAGGGAAGCAATGGATTTTTTCCTCTAAAAAAAAGAAATCCATGTCAACACCAAAAAAAGGGAAACCGGATGCTCCAAAAATGGATAAATGA
- a CDS encoding DUF192 domain-containing protein: MITRKGNTLFLQRVKHARSFWEKSLGLIGVHEVDFDYVLLFHLQKETRRGASLHMLFMRMPIDVLFLDAQKKIVDIATLRPWILNYTPSAPAKWVVELPAGTIREFIIRVGDGVEWN, translated from the coding sequence ATGATCACCCGGAAAGGGAACACCCTTTTTCTCCAGCGCGTGAAGCATGCGCGTTCATTCTGGGAAAAAAGCTTGGGGTTGATAGGGGTACATGAAGTGGATTTCGATTATGTCCTTCTGTTCCACCTTCAAAAGGAAACCCGCAGGGGAGCGAGCCTGCACATGCTATTCATGCGCATGCCCATCGATGTATTATTCCTGGATGCCCAAAAAAAAATCGTAGATATAGCGACGCTCCGCCCATGGATACTCAATTACACCCCTTCCGCGCCGGCGAAGTGGGTGGTAGAACTGCCCGCGGGGACCATTCGGGAATTCATTATTAGAGTGGGGGATGGGGTGGAGTGGAACTAA
- the uppS gene encoding polyprenyl diphosphate synthase produces the protein MPSLSSIAFIPDGNRRFALSQGLNLADAYQLGTQKSWDVMQWLVQYPSIKVGTFYTLSLENITRSSTELNILFSIFEREADRLLKDERFKTHEFAVKFLGRLEHFPDSLRSKMMTIQERSQDYAKRLINVAIGYNGRAEIVDAAKRLAEDVRIGKANPSDIDEESFKDYLYGNFQDPDMIVRTGHTQRLSGFLTYQSVYSELYFLNKFWPEFGEEDLRTAIQTFESRDRRFGK, from the coding sequence ATGCCCAGCCTGTCTTCGATCGCCTTCATCCCTGACGGGAACCGCAGGTTTGCCCTATCGCAAGGACTGAACCTGGCCGACGCCTACCAATTAGGCACCCAGAAGTCGTGGGATGTCATGCAGTGGCTGGTCCAATATCCTTCTATCAAGGTAGGAACGTTTTACACCCTCTCCCTCGAGAACATCACCCGCTCCTCCACCGAGCTGAATATCCTTTTTTCTATATTCGAACGGGAGGCCGACCGCCTCCTTAAGGATGAACGATTCAAAACCCATGAGTTCGCGGTGAAATTCCTAGGGCGGTTGGAACATTTTCCCGACTCATTACGCTCAAAAATGATGACCATCCAGGAGCGTTCCCAGGACTATGCCAAGCGCCTCATTAACGTGGCCATCGGCTACAATGGAAGAGCAGAAATCGTGGATGCCGCCAAGAGGTTAGCGGAGGATGTCCGTATCGGGAAAGCCAATCCCTCAGACATCGATGAGGAGAGCTTCAAGGATTATCTGTATGGAAATTTCCAGGACCCGGATATGATCGTGCGCACGGGACACACGCAACGCCTCTCGGGATTTTTGACGTATCAGAGCGTGTACTCCGAGCTCTATTTCCTCAATAAGTTTTGGCCCGAGTTCGGGGAAGAGGACCTGCGCACCGCCATCCAAACATTCGAGAGCAGGGATAGGCGCTTTGGGAAATAG